In Simplicispira sp. 125, one DNA window encodes the following:
- a CDS encoding 2-hydroxychromene-2-carboxylate isomerase, producing the protein MKHIVFHLDFVSPYAWLAFERLPDVLEGLSYSVEYRPVLLGALLQKHGNPGPAGIAPKRDWTYRHAMWLGHSLGVDTHMPARHPFNPLPLLRQALACSRDGSINRFVAGTVLRHVWQGGHDALDAQRLTQLAAELAPQLQPDDSDGARAKALLRSNTDAAAACGVFGVPALEVDGKVFWGYDSLPMLRAYLEGDTWFDTHWDAAASVAQGLPG; encoded by the coding sequence ATGAAGCACATCGTTTTCCACCTGGACTTTGTCTCGCCCTACGCCTGGCTCGCCTTTGAGCGCCTGCCCGATGTCCTGGAAGGCCTGAGCTACAGCGTCGAATACCGCCCGGTGCTGCTCGGCGCCTTGCTGCAGAAACATGGCAATCCTGGGCCTGCAGGCATTGCCCCCAAGCGCGACTGGACCTACCGCCACGCGATGTGGCTGGGCCATTCGCTGGGGGTGGATACGCACATGCCCGCGCGCCATCCGTTCAACCCGCTCCCCCTGCTGCGCCAGGCGCTGGCCTGCAGCCGGGACGGCAGCATCAACCGCTTTGTGGCGGGTACGGTGCTGCGCCATGTCTGGCAGGGCGGGCACGATGCGCTGGATGCGCAGCGCCTGACGCAGCTCGCCGCCGAGCTGGCGCCCCAGTTGCAGCCCGACGATAGCGACGGCGCACGGGCCAAGGCGCTGCTGCGCAGCAATACCGATGCCGCCGCTGCGTGCGGTGTGTTCGGCGTGCCCGCGTTGGAGGTCGATGGCAAAGTCTTCTGGGGCTACGACAGTCTGCCCATGCTGCGCGCCTACCTGGAGGGTGACACCTGGTTCGACACCCACTGGGACGCGGCTGCAAGCGTGGCGCAAGGCCTGCCGGGTTGA
- a CDS encoding DUF1289 domain-containing protein has product MNATEAIAARARLLGAAGYFDQNSDEVVPSPCISVCRMAPDGGLCEGCFRTVAEIRAWSLADGDQRMAIWARLAQRAGMPFPPCNDAIP; this is encoded by the coding sequence ATGAATGCTACAGAAGCAATAGCTGCTCGCGCTCGCCTGTTGGGCGCTGCAGGCTATTTTGATCAAAATTCTGATGAGGTGGTGCCTTCGCCTTGCATCTCGGTGTGCCGCATGGCGCCAGATGGGGGCCTCTGTGAAGGGTGCTTTCGCACGGTGGCAGAAATCCGCGCATGGTCGCTGGCGGATGGCGACCAGCGCATGGCGATCTGGGCGCGGCTTGCGCAGCGCGCAGGGATGCCTTTCCCTCCGTGCAATGACGCAATCCCCTGA
- a CDS encoding YbaK/EbsC family protein has protein sequence MCGSELKNLPEGVQRVAMALQAAGHPHAPRMLDDACRTAQQAADVLGILVGQVAKSIIFRRKSDDAAVLVIASGDRRVDEKKVEAQVGKIGRADAEFVKTRTGFSIGGVSPVAHATPPVTLIDRDLLRFDVVWAAAGHPHGVFPLYPGDLQRLTGAPVMDVVQEPVRS, from the coding sequence ATGTGTGGATCTGAATTGAAAAACCTGCCCGAAGGCGTGCAGCGCGTTGCGATGGCGCTGCAGGCGGCAGGGCACCCACATGCGCCCCGCATGCTGGACGATGCCTGCCGCACGGCGCAGCAGGCGGCCGATGTGTTGGGCATCCTGGTGGGCCAGGTGGCCAAGAGCATCATCTTTCGCCGCAAGAGTGACGATGCGGCGGTGCTGGTGATCGCTTCGGGCGACCGGCGCGTGGACGAGAAAAAGGTCGAGGCCCAGGTGGGCAAGATCGGCCGGGCCGATGCCGAATTTGTAAAAACGCGCACGGGGTTCTCGATCGGTGGTGTTTCACCCGTCGCGCACGCCACGCCGCCTGTCACGCTGATCGACCGGGACCTGTTGCGCTTTGATGTGGTGTGGGCGGCAGCCGGGCACCCGCATGGCGTGTTCCCGCTGTACCCCGGCGATCTGCAGCGGCTGACGGGCGCGCCAGTGATGGATGTGGTGCAGGAGCCGGTCAGATCATGA
- a CDS encoding hydroxymethylglutaryl-CoA lyase, translating to MNIPSRVKLIDVGPRDGLQNEKSPVPAEVKIELVHRLQAAGLQEIEVTSYVSPKWVPQMADNHAVMQGVQRQSGVRYSVLTPNLQGFEAALRDQPDEIVVFGSASEAFSQKNINCSIAESIERFAPVVEAALAAGIAVRGAMSCTVGCPYEGDIAPERVAYLAGLLKGIGVQRVDVADTIGVGTPRKVQRAIEAALAHFAIDEVSGHFHDTYGQALSNTLAALELGVWNFQSSVAGLGGCPYAKGATGNVATEDVVYMLHGMGIETGIDLDKLIDAGAYISGFLGRKPHSRAATALLNKRAG from the coding sequence ATGAATATTCCCTCCCGCGTCAAACTCATCGATGTCGGTCCGCGCGACGGCCTGCAGAACGAGAAATCCCCCGTACCGGCCGAAGTCAAGATCGAGCTGGTGCACCGCCTGCAAGCAGCCGGCCTGCAAGAGATCGAGGTCACCAGCTACGTCTCGCCCAAGTGGGTGCCGCAGATGGCCGACAACCACGCGGTCATGCAGGGCGTGCAGCGCCAGAGCGGCGTGCGCTACTCGGTGCTCACGCCCAATCTCCAAGGTTTTGAAGCCGCGCTGCGGGACCAGCCCGACGAAATCGTCGTCTTCGGCTCGGCCAGCGAGGCCTTCAGCCAGAAAAACATCAACTGCAGCATTGCCGAGAGCATCGAGCGCTTTGCGCCGGTGGTTGAGGCCGCGCTGGCCGCAGGCATTGCAGTGCGCGGCGCCATGAGCTGCACTGTGGGTTGCCCGTACGAAGGCGACATTGCCCCCGAGCGCGTGGCGTATCTGGCGGGGCTGCTCAAAGGCATTGGTGTTCAGCGCGTGGATGTGGCCGACACCATTGGTGTGGGCACGCCGCGCAAGGTGCAGCGCGCCATCGAGGCGGCGCTGGCGCACTTTGCCATCGATGAGGTATCGGGCCACTTCCACGACACCTACGGCCAGGCGCTGTCGAACACGCTGGCGGCGCTGGAGCTGGGCGTCTGGAACTTCCAGTCCTCCGTGGCGGGCCTGGGCGGCTGTCCCTATGCCAAGGGCGCCACGGGCAATGTGGCCACCGAGGACGTGGTGTACATGCTGCATGGCATGGGCATTGAGACGGGTATTGATCTGGACAAGCTCATCGACGCCGGGGCTTACATCAGCGGCTTTTTGGGCCGTAAACCCCACTCGCGTGCGGCAACGGCGCTGCTGAACAAGCGCGCAGGTTGA
- a CDS encoding glyoxylate/hydroxypyruvate reductase A: MNITFCCTGIAPQPWLQGLQAALPGAAISLWQPGAPCADYAVVWAPPQPFLDEQRGLKALFNIGAGVDALLKLRLPPNALVVRLDDAGMAVQMAEYVCHAVIRHFREFDAYEAAMHAGQWAFRKPRLRQDFPIGVMGLGVLGERVAKALAHFDFPVNGWSRSPRAIDGVRTFGGAAGMNDFLSASRVLVNLLPLTPETENILNQGTLSRLQAGGYVINVARGAHLVDDDLLALLDSGHLAGATLDVFRTEPLPAHHPFWGHPRITLTPHTSARTLRGESIAQIVGKIGALERGESIGGIVDPVRGY; the protein is encoded by the coding sequence ATGAACATTACCTTCTGCTGTACCGGGATTGCGCCGCAGCCCTGGTTGCAGGGCCTGCAGGCCGCGCTGCCGGGCGCGGCCATCAGCCTCTGGCAGCCCGGTGCGCCCTGCGCCGATTACGCAGTGGTCTGGGCGCCGCCCCAGCCGTTTCTGGACGAACAACGGGGCCTCAAGGCCTTGTTCAATATCGGTGCGGGAGTGGACGCGCTGCTCAAGCTGCGTTTGCCGCCGAACGCCCTGGTGGTGCGGCTGGACGATGCGGGCATGGCCGTGCAGATGGCCGAGTACGTCTGTCATGCCGTCATTCGCCATTTTCGTGAATTCGATGCCTACGAAGCTGCCATGCACGCGGGCCAATGGGCCTTTCGCAAGCCGCGCCTGCGCCAGGATTTCCCCATCGGCGTGATGGGCCTGGGCGTGCTGGGCGAGCGGGTGGCCAAAGCGCTCGCACACTTCGATTTTCCGGTCAACGGCTGGAGCCGAAGCCCCAGGGCCATCGACGGCGTGCGCACCTTTGGTGGCGCCGCAGGCATGAACGATTTTCTGTCCGCCAGCCGCGTGCTGGTGAACCTGCTGCCGCTCACGCCCGAGACGGAAAACATCCTGAACCAGGGCACCCTGTCGCGTCTGCAGGCCGGTGGCTATGTCATCAACGTGGCGCGCGGCGCGCACCTGGTGGACGACGACTTGCTGGCGCTGCTGGACAGCGGCCATCTCGCTGGCGCCACGCTGGATGTGTTCCGCACCGAGCCGCTGCCTGCTCACCACCCGTTCTGGGGCCACCCCCGCATCACGCTGACGCCGCACACCTCGGCACGCACCCTGCGCGGCGAGAGCATCGCGCAGATTGTGGGCAAGATCGGCGCGTTGGAGCGTGGTGAATCCATTGGCGGTATCGTGGACCCTGTGCGTGGCTATTGA
- a CDS encoding acetyl/propionyl/methylcrotonyl-CoA carboxylase subunit alpha yields MFKKILIANRGEIACRVAATARRMGVKTVAVYSDADANAKHVAVCDEAVHIGGSAPKDSYLCWERILEAAKATGAQAIHPGYGFLSENEEFAQACQDAGLVFIGPPPSAIKDMGLKAESKQLMEKAGVPLVPGYHGADQDPALLQREADRIGYPVLIKASAGGGGKGMRAVDKSEDFAAALASCKREAINSFGDDAVLIEKYVQRPRHIEIQVFGDTLGNYVYLFERDCSVQRRHQKVLEEAPAPGMTSELRARMGEAAVAAARAVNYVGAGTVEFIVEQPGGYEHPEQMKFFFMEMNTRLQVEHPVTEAITGQDLVEWQLRVASGEPLPCLQDQLKITGHAIEARICAENPDNNFLPATGTLHVYGLPDCVTFERGAVRVDSGVRRGDAISPFYDSMVAKLIVHGDTREQALARLDEALAQTHIVGLATNVQFLRRVARTDSFAKAQLDTGLIPREEAVLFHQEPIGLALAVASAVAQTLLTEAAQSGADPFSRRDGWRSHGLVQRRFAFDFHGEPAQALLTYQHDGALHLAVGEGADQVAGSLAFKAQGAECIDLQFADQRRTVSVYAQGETEHIFAAHGATEIIEIDLLAHAGETQQEGGRLTAPMPGKVVSFAVQAGDKVTKGQALAVMEAMKMEHTIAAPQDGVVAELLYAPGDQVTEGSELLKLAAA; encoded by the coding sequence ATGTTTAAAAAGATCCTGATCGCAAACCGCGGTGAAATCGCCTGCCGAGTGGCCGCTACAGCACGCCGCATGGGCGTCAAGACCGTTGCCGTCTATTCCGACGCCGACGCCAATGCCAAGCATGTCGCCGTGTGCGACGAGGCCGTGCACATCGGCGGCAGCGCCCCCAAGGACAGCTACCTGTGCTGGGAACGCATCCTGGAGGCGGCCAAGGCCACGGGCGCACAGGCCATCCACCCCGGTTACGGGTTCCTCTCCGAGAACGAAGAGTTCGCGCAGGCCTGCCAGGACGCGGGCCTGGTCTTCATCGGCCCGCCGCCCTCGGCCATCAAGGACATGGGCCTCAAGGCCGAATCCAAGCAGCTCATGGAAAAGGCCGGTGTGCCCCTGGTGCCCGGCTACCACGGCGCCGACCAGGACCCCGCTTTGCTGCAGCGTGAGGCCGACCGTATTGGCTACCCGGTGCTCATCAAGGCCAGCGCGGGCGGCGGCGGCAAAGGAATGCGCGCCGTGGACAAGTCAGAAGACTTTGCCGCAGCCCTCGCCAGCTGCAAGCGCGAAGCCATCAACAGCTTTGGCGACGATGCCGTGCTGATTGAAAAATACGTGCAGCGCCCACGCCATATCGAAATCCAGGTGTTTGGCGATACGCTGGGCAACTATGTGTACCTGTTCGAGCGTGATTGCTCGGTGCAGCGCCGCCACCAGAAGGTGCTGGAAGAAGCCCCGGCGCCCGGCATGACGTCCGAGCTGCGCGCGCGCATGGGTGAGGCCGCAGTGGCGGCAGCACGTGCGGTGAACTACGTGGGCGCAGGCACGGTGGAATTCATCGTCGAGCAGCCCGGTGGCTACGAGCACCCCGAGCAGATGAAGTTCTTCTTCATGGAAATGAACACCCGCCTGCAGGTCGAGCACCCTGTCACCGAAGCCATCACCGGCCAGGACCTGGTGGAGTGGCAACTGCGCGTGGCTTCGGGCGAGCCGCTGCCGTGCCTGCAAGACCAGCTCAAGATCACCGGCCACGCCATCGAGGCGCGCATCTGCGCGGAGAACCCCGACAACAACTTCCTGCCCGCCACGGGCACGCTCCATGTCTATGGCTTGCCCGACTGCGTGACCTTCGAGCGCGGCGCAGTGCGTGTCGATTCCGGCGTGCGGCGCGGCGACGCCATCAGCCCGTTCTACGACTCCATGGTGGCCAAGCTCATCGTGCATGGCGACACGCGCGAACAGGCGCTGGCGCGGCTCGACGAGGCGCTGGCGCAGACCCATATCGTGGGCCTGGCCACCAACGTGCAGTTTTTGCGCCGTGTGGCGCGCACCGATTCGTTTGCCAAGGCCCAGCTTGATACTGGCCTGATTCCGCGCGAAGAGGCGGTGCTGTTCCATCAGGAACCCATTGGTCTGGCGCTGGCGGTGGCCTCAGCGGTGGCGCAAACGCTGCTGACCGAAGCGGCCCAGTCGGGCGCCGACCCCTTCAGCCGCCGCGATGGCTGGCGCTCGCACGGCCTGGTGCAGCGCCGCTTTGCGTTTGACTTCCATGGCGAACCTGCCCAGGCGCTACTGACCTACCAGCACGATGGCGCGCTGCATCTGGCCGTGGGCGAGGGTGCGGACCAGGTGGCGGGGTCATTGGCGTTTAAGGCGCAGGGCGCCGAGTGCATCGACCTGCAGTTTGCCGACCAACGCCGTACCGTCAGCGTCTACGCCCAGGGCGAGACGGAGCACATCTTTGCGGCGCACGGGGCGACCGAAATCATCGAAATTGACCTGCTCGCCCATGCCGGAGAAACCCAGCAGGAGGGCGGCCGCCTGACCGCGCCCATGCCGGGCAAGGTGGTGTCGTTTGCCGTGCAGGCGGGCGACAAGGTCACCAAGGGCCAGGCCCTGGCCGTGATGGAGGCCATGAAAATGGAGCACACCATCGCCGCACCGCAGGATGGTGTCGTGGCCGAGCTGCTCTACGCCCCGGGCGACCAGGTGACAGAAGGGTCCGAGCTGCTCAAGCTGGCCGCCGCATAA
- a CDS encoding DUF4126 domain-containing protein, producing MDQLWLAIVQWLHTVGLHVDAGAARSVAEGAARATAQLDMPGLLALAAALGWASGFRLYAVVFLVGGMGAAGWLVLPSGLHVLQHPAVLIVSGFMLLVEFFADKVPWLDSAWDVLHAVIRVPAGALLAAGVFGADNATMAVAAGLLGGSLSATALATKMTTRAAVNTSPEPFSNWGLSFLEDGLVVAVVWLATQYPLWFGVALVLMLIVSALLLVLLFSFLRAVIGRVSRFFSGSPGVA from the coding sequence ATGGACCAACTCTGGCTCGCCATCGTCCAGTGGCTCCACACCGTGGGGCTGCATGTGGACGCGGGCGCGGCGCGCAGCGTGGCCGAGGGTGCGGCGCGTGCCACGGCGCAGCTGGACATGCCGGGCCTGCTGGCGCTGGCAGCCGCGCTGGGCTGGGCCAGTGGTTTCCGGCTTTATGCCGTGGTGTTTCTGGTGGGCGGCATGGGTGCGGCGGGCTGGCTGGTCTTGCCGTCCGGGCTGCATGTATTGCAGCACCCGGCGGTGCTGATCGTCAGCGGGTTCATGCTGCTGGTCGAATTCTTCGCCGACAAGGTGCCATGGCTCGACAGTGCCTGGGATGTCCTGCACGCCGTCATCCGCGTGCCCGCTGGGGCCCTGCTGGCCGCTGGCGTGTTCGGTGCCGACAACGCCACCATGGCCGTGGCCGCCGGCCTGCTCGGCGGCTCGCTCTCGGCCACGGCGCTGGCGACCAAGATGACCACGCGCGCAGCGGTCAACACCTCGCCCGAGCCGTTTTCCAACTGGGGGCTGTCCTTCCTGGAAGACGGCCTGGTGGTGGCCGTGGTCTGGCTCGCCACGCAGTACCCGCTGTGGTTTGGCGTGGCGCTGGTGCTCATGCTCATCGTGTCGGCACTGTTGCTGGTGCTGCTGTTTTCGTTTCTGCGTGCGGTGATCGGCCGCGTGTCCCGTTTCTTTTCTGGTTCTCCTGGAGTGGCCTAA
- a CDS encoding enoyl-CoA hydratase/isomerase family protein yields the protein MSSQNLSITQTGTVARITLTQPEIRNAFSDEVIAEITAAFTEVGSRADVRAVVLAAEGPAFCAGANLNWMRRMADYTRDENIQDAGKLAEMLRVIYECPKPTIARVQGDVYAGGMGLVAACDMAVAVDTAGFCLSEVKLGLIPATISPYVIRAMGARAAHRYFLTAERFGAAEALRIGFVHEVVTVDQLDAKVDELLKQLTSASPNAVRACKKLVMEVAEREINASLIAATVQGIADIRASNEGKEGVQSFLQKRKPAWVA from the coding sequence ATGAGCAGCCAAAACCTTTCCATCACCCAGACCGGCACCGTGGCGCGCATCACGCTCACGCAGCCCGAGATTCGCAACGCGTTCAGTGATGAGGTCATCGCCGAAATCACCGCCGCCTTCACCGAGGTAGGCAGCCGCGCTGATGTGCGCGCTGTGGTTCTGGCGGCTGAAGGCCCGGCCTTCTGCGCCGGTGCCAACCTGAACTGGATGCGCCGCATGGCCGACTACACGCGCGATGAAAACATCCAGGATGCGGGCAAGCTGGCCGAGATGCTGCGCGTGATCTACGAATGCCCCAAGCCAACAATAGCCCGCGTGCAGGGCGACGTGTACGCGGGCGGCATGGGCCTGGTGGCCGCGTGCGACATGGCCGTGGCGGTGGACACGGCGGGTTTCTGCCTCAGCGAAGTGAAGCTGGGCCTGATTCCGGCCACCATCAGCCCGTATGTGATCCGTGCCATGGGCGCACGCGCCGCGCACCGCTATTTCCTCACTGCCGAGCGCTTTGGTGCGGCCGAAGCCTTGCGCATCGGCTTTGTGCATGAGGTGGTGACTGTCGACCAGCTCGACGCCAAGGTCGATGAGTTGCTCAAGCAGCTGACCAGCGCCAGCCCCAACGCCGTGCGCGCGTGCAAGAAGCTGGTGATGGAGGTGGCCGAGCGCGAGATCAACGCCAGCCTGATTGCTGCCACGGTGCAGGGCATTGCCGATATTCGCGCCAGCAACGAAGGCAAGGAGGGCGTGCAGTCCTTCCTGCAAAAGCGCAAACCCGCGTGGGTGGCATGA
- a CDS encoding DinB family protein — protein MDAVAHFTQLARYNVWATARLLDAVRALPEEAYRRDVGLFFKSIHGTLNHLLVGEHHLWFVRFADGISPKVALDAELESDRAQLDARLREGAARWTPLIASFKPDRWSGTLDYTTMRGTAASLPFAATLAHVFNHGTHHRGQITAALTALGQPCPELDLVYFLQNPSKP, from the coding sequence ATGGACGCTGTTGCCCATTTCACCCAGCTTGCACGCTACAACGTGTGGGCCACGGCGCGCCTGCTCGATGCCGTGCGGGCGCTGCCGGAAGAGGCCTATCGGCGCGATGTGGGCCTGTTCTTCAAAAGCATCCACGGAACGCTCAACCACCTGCTGGTGGGCGAGCACCACCTGTGGTTCGTGCGCTTTGCCGACGGCATCTCGCCCAAGGTGGCGCTGGACGCCGAGCTGGAGAGCGACCGTGCGCAGTTGGATGCCCGGCTGCGCGAGGGCGCGGCCCGCTGGACGCCGCTGATAGCCTCGTTCAAGCCGGACCGCTGGAGCGGCACGCTCGACTACACCACCATGCGCGGCACAGCGGCATCGCTACCGTTTGCGGCCACGCTGGCGCATGTGTTCAACCACGGCACGCACCACCGGGGCCAGATCACCGCCGCATTGACTGCGCTGGGCCAGCCTTGCCCCGAGCTGGACCTTGTCTACTTCCTGCAAAACCCGTCCAAGCCATGA
- a CDS encoding carboxyl transferase domain-containing protein — translation MPVLQTQLNARSSDFLTNAAAMRTLVEDLNAHIARTFEGGGEAARAKHVARGKLLPRERVQMLLDPGTPFLELAPLAALNMYNNDAPGAGIIAGIGRVSGVDCMIVCNDATVKGGTYYPLTVKKHLRAQEVAQQNHLPCIYLVDSGGANLPNQDEVFPDRDHFGRIFFNQANMSAQGIAQIAVVMGSCTAGGAYVPAMSDESIIVKNQGTIFLGGPPLVKAATGEVVTAEDLGGGDVHTRLSGVADHLAQNDMHALKLARMAIKNLNKNKAPAPADSAPIAPQFAAEELYGVIPVDTRKPFDVREIIARIVDGSEFDEFKARYGTTLVTGFARIEGMQVGIIANNGILFSESALKATHFIELCCQRKIPLVFLQNITGFMVGRKYENEGIARNGAKMVTAVATASVPKFTIIIGGSFGAGNYGMCGRAYSPRFLWMWPNARISVMGGDQAAGVLATVKRDGIELKGGQWSMEEEEAFKAPIRRQYEDQGHPYYATARLWDDGVIDPADTRRVLALGLAATRNAPIEDTKFGLFRM, via the coding sequence ATGCCCGTTTTGCAGACCCAACTGAACGCCCGTTCGTCCGATTTTCTGACCAACGCCGCCGCCATGCGCACGCTGGTCGAAGACCTGAACGCCCACATTGCCCGCACCTTCGAGGGCGGCGGCGAGGCCGCACGCGCCAAGCATGTGGCGCGCGGCAAGCTGCTGCCGCGCGAGCGCGTGCAGATGCTGCTCGACCCGGGCACGCCCTTCCTGGAGCTGGCGCCGCTGGCCGCGCTGAACATGTACAACAACGACGCCCCCGGCGCGGGCATCATCGCAGGCATCGGGCGTGTGAGCGGTGTCGATTGCATGATCGTCTGCAACGACGCCACCGTGAAAGGCGGCACCTACTACCCCCTCACCGTCAAGAAGCACCTGCGCGCCCAGGAAGTGGCGCAGCAGAACCATCTGCCCTGTATTTACCTGGTGGACTCGGGCGGCGCGAACCTGCCCAACCAGGATGAGGTGTTTCCCGACCGCGATCACTTCGGCCGCATCTTCTTCAACCAGGCGAACATGAGCGCGCAGGGCATCGCGCAGATCGCCGTGGTCATGGGCAGTTGCACGGCGGGCGGCGCCTACGTGCCCGCGATGAGCGACGAATCCATCATCGTGAAGAACCAGGGCACCATCTTCCTGGGCGGCCCGCCGCTGGTCAAAGCCGCCACGGGCGAGGTTGTGACAGCCGAAGACCTGGGCGGTGGCGACGTGCATACGCGCCTGTCCGGTGTGGCCGACCATCTGGCGCAAAACGACATGCATGCCCTCAAGCTGGCACGCATGGCGATCAAGAATTTGAATAAAAACAAGGCTCCAGCGCCCGCAGACAGTGCGCCAATAGCTCCTCAATTTGCAGCAGAAGAGCTGTATGGCGTGATCCCGGTGGATACGCGCAAGCCTTTTGATGTGCGCGAAATCATCGCCCGCATCGTCGATGGCAGCGAGTTCGACGAGTTCAAGGCGCGCTACGGCACCACGCTGGTGACCGGCTTTGCACGCATCGAAGGCATGCAGGTGGGCATCATCGCCAACAACGGCATCCTGTTTTCTGAAAGCGCGCTCAAGGCCACGCACTTCATCGAGTTGTGCTGCCAGCGCAAGATTCCGCTGGTGTTCCTGCAGAACATCACCGGCTTCATGGTGGGCCGCAAGTACGAGAACGAAGGCATCGCGCGCAACGGCGCCAAGATGGTCACGGCCGTGGCCACGGCGAGTGTTCCGAAGTTCACCATCATCATCGGCGGCAGCTTTGGCGCGGGCAATTACGGCATGTGCGGCCGCGCCTACTCGCCCCGCTTTCTCTGGATGTGGCCGAACGCACGCATCAGCGTGATGGGGGGTGACCAGGCCGCTGGCGTGCTCGCCACCGTCAAGCGCGACGGCATCGAGCTGAAAGGCGGCCAGTGGAGCATGGAGGAAGAAGAAGCCTTCAAGGCCCCCATCCGCCGCCAGTACGAAGACCAGGGCCACCCCTACTACGCCACCGCCCGCCTGTGGGACGACGGCGTGATCGACCCGGCCGACACCCGCCGCGTGCTGGCGCTGGGCCTGGCGGCCACGCGCAATGCGCCGATCGAAGACACCAAGTTCGGCCTGTTCCGCATGTAA
- a CDS encoding AraC family transcriptional regulator, which produces MAFVQAIVLACQRAGVEAEALLQQAQITPQEVENPEARVTAWQFERLSGLAMQALDDEALGWFSRRLPWGSYGMLARASISSPTLGVALQRWCRHHGLLQDDITLRLDSMGDTATLSLVTHRDLQPLHEFCLVSVLRNAHGLACWLIDSRIPLQGSQFPLARPAHHGAYGVLFPGPVRFDTGPAAFMFDARYLALPLQRDEAALRVMLQRALPLTVLQYRRDRLLVQRVRQALANQPLEAHNAESLSALLHLSARTLHRQLKEEGASLQALKNEVRRQRATELLLRTQRPIKQVAQAAGFQNEKSFIRAFRLWTGHTPAEWRQHNSMPA; this is translated from the coding sequence ATGGCCTTTGTGCAAGCCATTGTGCTGGCCTGCCAGCGCGCCGGCGTGGAGGCCGAAGCTTTGCTCCAGCAGGCACAAATTACGCCACAGGAAGTGGAAAACCCCGAGGCCCGCGTCACCGCCTGGCAGTTCGAGCGCCTCTCGGGCCTGGCCATGCAGGCGCTGGACGACGAAGCCCTGGGGTGGTTCAGCCGCCGCCTGCCCTGGGGCAGTTACGGCATGCTGGCGCGCGCCTCCATCAGCTCGCCCACATTGGGCGTGGCGCTGCAGCGCTGGTGCAGGCACCATGGGCTGCTGCAGGATGACATCACCCTGCGCCTGGACAGCATGGGGGACACGGCCACGCTATCGCTCGTCACGCACCGCGACCTTCAGCCACTGCACGAGTTTTGCCTGGTATCGGTGCTGCGCAACGCCCATGGGCTGGCCTGCTGGCTGATCGATTCGCGCATTCCGCTGCAAGGCTCGCAGTTTCCGCTGGCACGGCCTGCGCACCATGGCGCCTATGGCGTACTTTTCCCGGGCCCGGTGCGCTTTGACACGGGGCCCGCCGCCTTCATGTTCGATGCGCGCTACCTGGCGCTGCCCTTGCAGCGCGACGAGGCCGCCTTGCGCGTGATGCTGCAGCGCGCACTGCCGCTGACCGTGCTGCAGTACCGGCGCGACCGCCTGCTGGTGCAGCGCGTACGCCAGGCCTTGGCCAACCAGCCACTGGAGGCACACAACGCCGAAAGCCTGTCAGCACTGCTCCACCTGTCTGCGCGCACCCTGCACCGCCAGTTGAAGGAGGAAGGCGCCTCGCTCCAGGCACTGAAAAACGAAGTACGGCGCCAGCGCGCCACCGAGTTGCTGCTGCGCACACAGCGCCCGATCAAACAGGTCGCGCAGGCCGCAGGCTTCCAGAACGAGAAGAGCTTTATCCGGGCCTTCAGGCTCTGGACCGGGCACACCCCGGCCGAATGGCGCCAGCACAACAGCATGCCGGCGTGA